The Panicum virgatum strain AP13 chromosome 5K, P.virgatum_v5, whole genome shotgun sequence genome has a window encoding:
- the LOC120707269 gene encoding putative FBD-associated F-box protein At3g50710 isoform X2, protein MAAMAAGLALLRQAIMNRILSHRPELAVTRRATLHAADGDRSEGEDRISALSDDLLGLVVSRLPIDDAVRTTALSTRWRRIWHGAPLVLCDEHIPASTQDERIATIDHVLAAHSGPFQSVDLACCFAKKERELAQWQRLLAARGVQDLTFVSLPGELGLRLAPDILRCAKLRHLCLGFWTFPDTANLPDGAGFFPHLEELDILYTKMEDRDLDHMLASSPVLKTLTLVWSGPQPNHISLLSPSLQCTLIVNSRVMDLALVDVPCLERLILHGNSTSTLNGSLPLRILRAPELKVLGYLNTRVNQIQIGDIIIEAGTKVSPNTKVPSVKILAVMVNLHIFKEVQMLCSFLRCFPNIEILHLEQPSPIECVQHIKEVFLYKFQGHQCEMAFLKYLCQRANQMRKLTLVLCGTILDSVDMIKAQLGDLVIPSLASEACMVLLLEPVVEVMSFNYASDLSIHDPFVSDHGNELFISMKREKKVWTEQTPVQHCFTTQAVQGGNDTEPITEEEALGRGKRMKKPVRRMDL, encoded by the exons atggccgccatggccgccggcttgGCCTTGCTTCGGCAAGCGATCATGAACCGCATCCTGTCCCACCGTCCCGAGCTCGCCGTCACCAGGCGCGCCACCCTCCACGCCGCGGACGGCGACAGGTCCGAGGGCGAGGACCGCATCAGCGCCCTCTCCGACGACCTCCTGGGCCTCGTCGTCTCCCGCCTCCCCATCGACGACGCCGTGCGCACTACCGCGCTCTCCACCCGCTGGCGCCGCATCTGGCACGGCGCGCCGCTCGTCCTATGCGACGAACACATCCCCGCCTCCACCCAAGATGAGCGCATCGCCACCATCGACCACGTCCTCGCCGCTCACTCGGGCCCGTTCCAGTCCGTCGACCTCGCCTGCTGCTTCGCGAAGAAGGAGCGCGAGCTCGCCCAGTGGcagcgcctcctcgccgcccgcggcgTCCAGGACCTCACCTTCGTCAGCCTACCGGGAGAGTTGGGCCTGCGCCTCGCCCCGGACATCCTCCGCTGCGCCAAGCTCCGCCACCTCTGCCTTGGTTTCTGGACCTTTCCGGACACGGCCAACCTCCCCGACGGCGCGGGCTTCTTCCCGCACCTCGAGGAGCTTGACATCCTCTACACCAAAATGGAGGACCGGGACCTCGACCACATGCTCGCCTCCAGTCCGGTGCTCAAGACCCTCACGCTCGTCTGGAGCGGACCCCAGCCCAACCACATCAGCCTTCTCAGTCCGAGTCTCCAGTGCACACTCATCGTCAATTCCAGGGTGATGGATCTGGCATTGGTGGATGTCCCATGCCTGGAACGGCTCATCCTGCATGGTAATTCTACTTCAACCTTGAATGGCAGTTTACCTCTCAGGATTCTTAGAGCACCTGAGCTGAAGGTGCTTGGCTACTTGAATACCAGAGTCAACCAGATTCAAATTGGGGACATCATCATAGAG GCTGGCACGAAGGTAAGCCCAAACACCAAGGTCCCAAGTGTCAAAATCTTAGCAGTGATGGTGAATTTGCATATCTTCAAGGAAGTCCAGATGCTGTGCAGCTTCCTCCGATGCTTTCCCAACATTGAGATACTGCATTTGGAG CAGCCCAGTCCCATTGAGTGTGTGCAACACATCAAGGAGGTGTTTCTCTATAAGTTTCAAGGTCATCAATGTGAGATGGCGTTCCTTAAGTACCTATGTCAGAGAGCAAATCAGATGCGAAAGTTGACACTAGTGTTGTGTGGTACAATTCTTGATTCTGTGGATATGATCAAGGCTCAACTGGGTGATCTAGTTATTCCATCACTGGCTAGTGAAGCTTGTATGGTTTTGCTTCTGGAGCCTGTAGTGGAGGTAATGTCCTTCAATTATGCATCAGATCTTTCTATCCATGATCCATTTGTTTCTGATCATGGGAATGAGCTCTTCATTTCAATGAAGAGGGAGAAGAAAGTATGGACAGAACAAACGCCAGTTCAACATTGTTTCACGACACAAGCTGTGCAGGGAGGAAATGATACAGAGCCTATAACTGAAGAAGAGGCCTTGGGCCGTGGCAAAAGGATGAAGAAGCCCGTGAGGCGAATGGATCTGTGA
- the LOC120707269 gene encoding F-box/FBD/LRR-repeat protein At1g13570-like isoform X1 yields MAAMAAGLALLRQAIMNRILSHRPELAVTRRATLHAADGDRSEGEDRISALSDDLLGLVVSRLPIDDAVRTTALSTRWRRIWHGAPLVLCDEHIPASTQDERIATIDHVLAAHSGPFQSVDLACCFAKKERELAQWQRLLAARGVQDLTFVSLPGELGLRLAPDILRCAKLRHLCLGFWTFPDTANLPDGAGFFPHLEELDILYTKMEDRDLDHMLASSPVLKTLTLVWSGPQPNHISLLSPSLQCTLIVNSRVMDLALVDVPCLERLILHGNSTSTLNGSLPLRILRAPELKVLGYLNTRVNQIQIGDIIIEAGTKVSPNTKVPSVKILAVMVNLHIFKEVQMLCSFLRCFPNIEILHLESVVADESSDMPNAEFFQQPSPIECVQHIKEVFLYKFQGHQCEMAFLKYLCQRANQMRKLTLVLCGTILDSVDMIKAQLGDLVIPSLASEACMVLLLEPVVEVMSFNYASDLSIHDPFVSDHGNELFISMKREKKVWTEQTPVQHCFTTQAVQGGNDTEPITEEEALGRGKRMKKPVRRMDL; encoded by the exons atggccgccatggccgccggcttgGCCTTGCTTCGGCAAGCGATCATGAACCGCATCCTGTCCCACCGTCCCGAGCTCGCCGTCACCAGGCGCGCCACCCTCCACGCCGCGGACGGCGACAGGTCCGAGGGCGAGGACCGCATCAGCGCCCTCTCCGACGACCTCCTGGGCCTCGTCGTCTCCCGCCTCCCCATCGACGACGCCGTGCGCACTACCGCGCTCTCCACCCGCTGGCGCCGCATCTGGCACGGCGCGCCGCTCGTCCTATGCGACGAACACATCCCCGCCTCCACCCAAGATGAGCGCATCGCCACCATCGACCACGTCCTCGCCGCTCACTCGGGCCCGTTCCAGTCCGTCGACCTCGCCTGCTGCTTCGCGAAGAAGGAGCGCGAGCTCGCCCAGTGGcagcgcctcctcgccgcccgcggcgTCCAGGACCTCACCTTCGTCAGCCTACCGGGAGAGTTGGGCCTGCGCCTCGCCCCGGACATCCTCCGCTGCGCCAAGCTCCGCCACCTCTGCCTTGGTTTCTGGACCTTTCCGGACACGGCCAACCTCCCCGACGGCGCGGGCTTCTTCCCGCACCTCGAGGAGCTTGACATCCTCTACACCAAAATGGAGGACCGGGACCTCGACCACATGCTCGCCTCCAGTCCGGTGCTCAAGACCCTCACGCTCGTCTGGAGCGGACCCCAGCCCAACCACATCAGCCTTCTCAGTCCGAGTCTCCAGTGCACACTCATCGTCAATTCCAGGGTGATGGATCTGGCATTGGTGGATGTCCCATGCCTGGAACGGCTCATCCTGCATGGTAATTCTACTTCAACCTTGAATGGCAGTTTACCTCTCAGGATTCTTAGAGCACCTGAGCTGAAGGTGCTTGGCTACTTGAATACCAGAGTCAACCAGATTCAAATTGGGGACATCATCATAGAG GCTGGCACGAAGGTAAGCCCAAACACCAAGGTCCCAAGTGTCAAAATCTTAGCAGTGATGGTGAATTTGCATATCTTCAAGGAAGTCCAGATGCTGTGCAGCTTCCTCCGATGCTTTCCCAACATTGAGATACTGCATTTGGAG TCTGTTGTAGCTGATGAATCTAGTGACATGCCAAATGCCGAGTTCTTTCAGCAGCCCAGTCCCATTGAGTGTGTGCAACACATCAAGGAGGTGTTTCTCTATAAGTTTCAAGGTCATCAATGTGAGATGGCGTTCCTTAAGTACCTATGTCAGAGAGCAAATCAGATGCGAAAGTTGACACTAGTGTTGTGTGGTACAATTCTTGATTCTGTGGATATGATCAAGGCTCAACTGGGTGATCTAGTTATTCCATCACTGGCTAGTGAAGCTTGTATGGTTTTGCTTCTGGAGCCTGTAGTGGAGGTAATGTCCTTCAATTATGCATCAGATCTTTCTATCCATGATCCATTTGTTTCTGATCATGGGAATGAGCTCTTCATTTCAATGAAGAGGGAGAAGAAAGTATGGACAGAACAAACGCCAGTTCAACATTGTTTCACGACACAAGCTGTGCAGGGAGGAAATGATACAGAGCCTATAACTGAAGAAGAGGCCTTGGGCCGTGGCAAAAGGATGAAGAAGCCCGTGAGGCGAATGGATCTGTGA
- the LOC120709906 gene encoding F-box/FBD/LRR-repeat protein At5g56420-like has protein sequence MAVVDRWGNGGFDFVAEIRGAFPGGHFPGYRPAAPSLSSAAAANPAADGVDRISALPDVLLRDVVSRLPVRDAARTAVLASRWRGLWRAAPLVLRDDDLLLASDGERARPDAAVGRILADHPGPFRDVHISHCSLTSGERELGDWARLLAAKGVQDLVFLDNPPLPRCAADITRCASLRRLPADILRCASLRRLFLGTCTFPDTASAPRGADVFPHLKEFSMLSGRMSEHDLNYMLACSPELETLALIISSMTKRIHLRAQSLKCMLLWVGVVDELAVVDAPHLERLILWKTIGQRQRMVLKIDGAPELRVIGRLDPRLHQLQIGNTIINAQTKASPNCIVPSVKILALELNFGVSKDVNMLTSFLRCFPNVETLHIVSSKDGEATGRHHAKFWQEVDPIKCVKSHINKIIIHEFQGEQSEFAFVKFIAKRARKLQTLVLVLTEGTFASVGELYEVNSQLRALTRCSWAAEGCEVLLVGPKLDCTWNFARASDLSVKDPFW, from the exons atggcggtggtAGACCGGTGGGGAAATGGGGGATTCGATTTCGTCGCG GAAATCCGGGGCGCGTTTCCCGGCGGCCACTTCCCCGGCtaccgccccgccgccccctccctctcctccgccgcggccgcgaacCCGGCCGCCGACGGCGTGGACCGCATCAGCGCCCTCCCGGACGTCCTCCTCCGCGACGTCGTCTCCCGCCTCCCCGTCCGCGacgccgcgcgcaccgccgTGCTCGCCTCCCGCTGGCGCGGCCTCTGGCGCGCCGCCCCGCTCGTCCTCCGCGACGACGACCTCCTCCTGGCATCcgacggcgagcgcgcgcgccccgACGCTGCAGTCGGCCGGATCCTCGCCGACCACCCGGGCCCCTTCCGCGACGTCCACATCTCCCACTGCTCTCTTACGTCCGGTGAGCGCGAGCTAGGCGACTGggcgcgcctcctcgccgccaagggcGTCCAGGACCTCGTCTTCCTCGACAATCCACCCTtgccgcgctgcgccgccgacATCACCCGGTGCGCCTCGCTCCGCCGGCTCCCGGCCGACATCCTCCGTTGCGCCTCGCTCCGCCGGCTCTTCCTTGGAACCTGCACGTTCCCGGATACCGCCAGCGCTCCCCGTGGCGCTGACGTCTTTCCCCACCTCAAGGAGTTCAGCATGTTGAGCGGCAGAATGAGTGAGCACGACCTCAACTACATGCTTGCCTGCAGCCCCGAGCTGGAGACCCTCGCGCTCATAATCAGCAGTATGACCAAGCGCATCCACCTCCGCGCCCAAAGCCTCAAGTGCATGCTCCTCTGGGTGGGTGTGGTAGATGAGCTCGCAGTGGTGGATGCTCCACACCTGGAGCGGCTCATCCTCTGGAAAACGATTGGTCAGCGACAGCGTATGGTACTCAAGATTGATGGTGCACCTGAGTTGCGTGTCATTGGCCGCTTGGATCCACGACTTCACCAGCTCCAGATTGGCAACACCATCATCAAT GCTCAGACAAAGGCAAGCCCAAATTGCATCGTCCCAAGTGTCAAGATCTTGGCTTTAGAGCTGAATTTTGGTGTTTCCAAGGATGTCAATATGCTAACCAGCTTCCTCAGATGCTTTCCCAATGTTGAGACACTGCACATCGTG TCTTCTAAAGATGGTGAAGCCACTGGCAGGCACCACGCCAAGTTCTGGCAGGAGGTTGACCCTATCAAGTGCGTGAAGTCACAtatcaacaaaattattatccATGAATTCCAAGGGGAACAAAGCGAGTTCGCATTCGTCAAGTTCATTGCCAAGCGTGCTCGGAAGCTCCAGACTTTGGTGCTTGTGTTGACTGAAGGAACATTCGCTTCAGTGGGCGAGTTGTACGAAGTGAATAGCCAACTGAGAGCTCTAACAAGATGTTCATGGGCAGCTGAAGGATGTGAAGTGTTGCTGGTGGGGCCTAAATTAGATTGCACGTGGAACTTCGCTAGAGCATCTGATCTATCAGTTAAAGACCCGTTTTGGTGA
- the LOC120709905 gene encoding uncharacterized protein LOC120709905: protein MDAPLLAPRPPARGSLKGAADEKIEAAPAACCRFCLDSGTGPGGELISPCMCKGTQQFVHRSCLDHWRSTREGTAFSHCTTCKAQFHLRVQFLEGDGGRKMKFRLFVARDILFVFLAIQIAVAAISGGAYWLDKCGHFRNRFADGWVHMLSKHPVPFYYCVGVVVFFALVGVFGLILHCSTSPSSNNDFPCFARSSNRRSDSSDDDDDFTVVVIIVIVFAIIGIVYAFIAATIAVQRIFQRHYHILAKKELTKEYVVEDLRGGYTPPKLDPEHEQRLKKLQLM from the exons ATGGACGCCCCActcctcgcgccgcgcccgccggcgcgGGGCTCGCTGAAGGGAGCGGCGGACGAGAAGATTgaggccgcccccgccgcctgctgccgctTCTGCCTCGATTCCGGTACGGGCC CAGGTGGTGAGCTGATCTCGCCCTGCATGTGCAAGGGGACGCAGCAGTTCGTGCACCGCTCTTGCCTTGACCACTGGAGGTCTACCAGG GAAGGAACTGCCTTTTCACATTGCACAACATGCAAGGCGCAATTCCATCTACGGGTGCAATTTCTCGAGGGAGACGGGGGCCGTAAAATGAAGTTCCGTCTGTTCGTTGCAAGGGATATACTGTTTGTCTTCCTTGCCATCCAAATT GCCGTTGCTGCCATTAGTGGTGGGGCATATTGGCTGGATAAATGTGGGCATTTCAGGAACAGATTTGCTGATGGGTGGGTTCACATGCTTTCAAAGCATCCTGTGCCCTTTTACTATTGTGTTG GTGTAGTGGTGTTTTTTGCACTGGTTGGAGTTTTTGGGCTCATATTACACTGCTCGACGTCCCCATCTTCCAACAATGATTTTCCATGCTTCGCTAGATCCTCAAACCGCAGATCAGATTCATCAGACGATGACGATGACTTTACTGTTGTTGTTATCATTGTTATTGTTTTTGCCATCATCGGAATTGTGTATGCCTTTATTGCTGCAACTATTGCTGTCCAGCGGATCTTTCAACGACACTACCACATACTTGCTAAGAAGGAGCTGACAAAG GAGTATGTCGTGGAGGACCTCCGGGGGGGTTACACACCACCAAAGCTGGACCCAGAGCACGAGCAGCGCTTGAAGAAGCTGCAGCTCATGTAG